The Daucus carota subsp. sativus chromosome 7, DH1 v3.0, whole genome shotgun sequence genome window below encodes:
- the LOC108195312 gene encoding putative methylesterase 11, chloroplastic, with protein MGNSLICFGHKGHRERTSKWSKKSLSFIESGQKLNTALRSRSSSSTAVKKEVIDNDELIRQQALAALMLLRQHQQNGSVTRFDRSNSVQYPFSSSKRQNKLPRSASSRAGSLLDLPQYHQNTNQDLKVEDLETKHFVLVHGGGYGAWCWYKSMALLREAGFDVDAVDLTGSGIDTTDTNSITCFAQYVKPLIDFLDNLGQGQKVILVGHDFGGVCVSYVMEMFPSKVSKAIYIAAAMLSNGKSTLATYQQQPSSDLMQQAQKFVYANGKDNPPTSIFLEKTLLTDVLYNRSPSRDAILASVSMRPMPFAPIMHNLALSEANYGSIPRFYVKTDEDFAVPAGLQDFMIDSDPPEDVFTVKGSDHSPFFSKPQALHKILVEISKLPSKNKRQAVVKLSG; from the exons ATGGGAAATTCATTGATATGTTTTGGTCACAAGGGTCACAGAGAAAGGACTTCCAAGTGGTCTAAGAAGTCGTTATCGTTTATAGAATCGGGGCAGAAATTAAATACTGCATTGAGATCACGgtcatcatcatcaactgcaGTGAAGAAAGAAGTCATAGATAATGATGAGCTTATTCGGCAACAAGCTCTTGCAGCGCTAATGCTTCTTAGGCAGCATCAGCAGAATGGTTCTGTAACTCGATTTGATAGGTCAAACTCTGTCCAGTATCCATTTTCATCTTCCAAGAGACAGAATAAGCTGCCCAGAAGTGCAAGTTCAAGGGCAGGTTCATTGTTGGATCTTCCTCAATATCACCAAAATACGAATCAG gatttgaaggTGGAAGATCTTGAAACGAAGCATTTTGTTCTAGTCCATGGAGGTGGATATGGGGCGTGGTGTTGGTATAAGAGTATGGCACTACTGAGAGAAGCTGGATTTGATGTCGATGCTGTAGATTTAACCGGCTCTGGAATTGATACCACCGACACAAACAGCATCACTTGTTTTGCTCAATATGTAAAACCTCTCATTGATTTTCTAGATAATCTCGGTCAAGGCCAAAAG GTGATTTTGGTTGGACATGATTTTGGCGGTGTTTGTGTTTCTTATGTGATGGAAATGTTTCCGTCCAAAGTCTCAAAAGCCATTTATATTGCTGCAGCAATGCTGTCTAATGGGAAAAGTACGCTTGCTACGTATCAACAacag CCCTCAAGTGATCTGATGCAACAAGCTCAGAAATTTGTATATGCTAATGGGAAAGATAATCCCCCAACTTCAATTTTCCTTGAGAAAACATTACTAACAGACGTGTTATATAACCGGAGTCCTTCTAGG GATGCCATATTAGCCTCAGTGTCGATGAGGCCAATGCCGTTTGCACCAATTATGCACAATCTGGCTCTTTCTGAAGCAAACTATGGTTCCATTCCGCGGTTTTATGTCAAGACAGACGAAGATTTTGCAGTCCCAGCAGGTCTCCAGGATTTCATGATCGATTCAGACCCTCCTGAAGATGTTTTTACGGTTAAAGGCTCCGATCATTCCCCTTTTTTCTCAAAGCCTCAGGCTCTTCACAAGATTTTGGTAGAGATTTCGAAACTTCCATCCAAAAACAAACGTCAAGCCGTGGTAAAATTGAGTGGATAG
- the LOC135147736 gene encoding uncharacterized protein LOC135147736: MESEHESESNEHLIKDADNSRNMDEALFPVMSAKKSDHDSRSEAEKYIDFNEETSGSAEMSKTSHSSSYSGSSSDYFQIDAKMPQKSSTFPVVSPEPQEDSQSKNHGQNSPSQPSSQVSQATNKSTLQTPSPIESPPIQVMEKAGGYDPNRIPDSVFGRSSSAMDWSVASNESLFSLHLGNNSFSREQFLLMSGELYSSGELNKPSEAAKPGRPPLIPIGKLQEEEAVDSDNKPKETKAAEEKMDDSLELDVSDQPEEKESEAEVNGHSSMINRPSDASGTSTQSFAFPILVDPTKTPTMRSDSMKGPSPREQDMQRAVYEDIVKLEAQTKSSSSFGCCCCCGCNCCSSPHCSCPSHQHCWSWKWCNKWFCCPCC, translated from the exons ATGGAGTCTGAGCATGAAAGTGAAAGCAATGAGCACTTGATCAAGGATGCTGATAATTCGAGGAATATGGATGAAGCACTATTCCCTGTAATGTCAGCTAAGAAATCTGACCATGACAGCAGAAGTGAAGcagaaaaatatattgattttaatgaGGAGACATCTGGCTCAGCCGAGATGTCAAAAACGTCTCATTCTTCTTCTTATTCGGGGTCTTCATCAGATTATTTCCAAATAGATGCCAAGATGCCTCAGAAATCCAGCACATTTCCTGTCGTCTCCCCTGAACCCCAGGAGGATAGTCAATCTAAGAATCATGGCCAGAATTCCCCATCTCAGCCCAGCTCACAAGTTTCTCAAGCCACCAATAAATCTACATTGCAAACACCATCGCCAATTGAATCACCTCCCATTCAAGTAATGGAGAAGGCTGGAGGTTATGATCCTAATAGGATACCAGATTCTGTTTTTGGGAGATCCTCTTCGGCAATGGACTGGAGTGTTGCTTCTAACGAATCACTCTTCAGTTTACACCTCGGGAACAATAGTTTCTCCAGGGAGCAATTTCTCTTGATGAGTGGAGAATTATACAGTTCTGGGGAATTGAATAAGCCTAGTGAGGCTGCTAAGCCTGGACGGCCACCATTAATTCCAATAGGAAAGTTGCAAGAAGAAGAGGCTGTGGATTCAGACAATAAACCAAAGGAAACAAAAGCAGCAGAAGAGAAGATGGATGATTCTTTAGAGCTAGATGTGTCTGATCAACCTGAAGAGAAGGAGAGTGAAGCAGAAGTGAATGGCCATTCCTCTATGATTAATCGTCCCTCTGACGCAAGTGGAACCAGTACTCAATCCTTTGCCTTTCCAAT TTTGGTAGATCCTACTAAAACTCCTACTATGAGAAGTGATTCCATGAAGGGACCATCTCCAAGGGAGCAGGATATGCAGCGAGCTGTATACGAGGATATTGTCAAATTAGAGGCACAAACGAAGAGCTCTTCGAGTTTTGggtgctgctgctgctgcggTTGCAATTGTTGTTCCTCACCTCACTGCTCATGTCCTTCACATCAACATTGTTGGAGCTGGAAGTGGTGTAACAAGTGGTTTTGTTGCCCTTGTTGCTAA